GCTAGAACCGCAAGTCTCTGCCGACATCTACACGACAGTCCCAGCCACGATCAGACAATTCCTCTTCACTCCGGACATCACCCAAGTATCGTTTGCCTCCTTCTCTTCGAAATTTAAATCGGAAGAAGATCTCTTAGCCAGCCGTGGACACTCTGCAACCTCCGCTTCGCTTTCCCATCTGGGCGATTTGAACAAGAAACTCGACGCCCTCCGCAACTTGTCCAAAAAGTGGATGGAGCATGAAAAAGTGCAAGACAGCTCGCCTTCGATGCCTACCTTGCCACGAGAAGAATCCACAGGACGTTACCTGCTTCCGGAAAGCCTTCAGAAAAGAACACTGAACGGTGAGAAGAAACCTCTTAAAGTTAAAGACAGTGAAGAGATAAGAGAGAAAAAGGTTTCTGTCGACACCAAGCCTGCTCCTCGAGAAGAGAAAAAGCCCCTCAAGAAAAAGGCTGAGCCCGTAAAAGCCGATAAACCTCAGGAAAAGAAACGAATCATTCCAAGAGGCAAGGTAGAAGACACCAAGAAGCGCATCAGGAAGATCATCCCTTCGCAGACCAAGAAAGTGGAAGCGAAAGGAAAAAAGATGAGTGCCGCACCAGGTGTTAGAGGCAGCCAAAGAAAAATCATCAAAAAAAAATAACCATGCCGGAGCTTCCAGAGGTTGAGGCTATACGGCAAGATCTCATCGCTATGGACCTTAAGGGCCAAGAGATCGAAAGTGTTATCGCTTTCAACGAAAGGACCCTGTCCCCTACTGAAAAAATGGCGTGGGATGTTTTTTTTCAAAGCCCCCGCCGCATCATAAGTATCGAAAGAAAGGGTAAATGGTTACTCCTCAAGTTGGCAGGAGGCACACTCTTTATCCACCTGCGCATGAGTGGCAAATTGCGGCTCACCGAAAGCCGACGCCCCATGACTCATGAGAGGGCTCGCCTCGTGATTAAGGGGGGGGCTTCCCTCTCGTTTATCGACCCGCGAAAGTTTGGAAGAATAGTCCTGATCGAAAAGGAAGATGCGTCTCCTTCAATAGGAATCGATCCCACGGAAGGCACCTTTACAGAAGAGGCACTTTTATCTCTTCTATCGAAAGGTCAGACAGCGATCAAAACGTGGCTGCTTGACCAAAAGAAAATCTCCGGGCTCGGGAACATCTATGTCGATGAAGCCCTTTTCAGAGCCGGAATCCACCCGGAGCACCCCGTTTCGAGACTCTCCTTGGCAAAGAAAAAACTCCTTTACCGCTCCATTGTGGGTACAATACAAGAAGCCATCAAACACCGCGGCACTTCCCTTGGAACAACCAATCAAAACTACTCAGGGATTCACAAAGCCCGCGGCTCTCATCAAGACCATCTCTTTGTCTATTCAAGACAGGGCAAACCCTGCAAAAAATGTCGAACCCCGATCGAAAAAGTCCGATTCCGTGGCAGAGGAACACACTTTTGCCCATCGTGCCAAAAGCCTGTCCATTGAGGATTTTATGGAACGCACGCCTTGCATCGTTTTATTCAGACAAGATTTAAGGACTACAGACAATCCGGCCCTCTACCACGCGGCCAAGTCGCAAAGGCCGGTACTACCCCTCTACATTTATGACGAGGTAACTGCTGGCCCCTGGGCGATGGGTGGGGCATCGAAAGTGTGGCTGCACTATAGTTTAAAACAACTTCAAGAAAGACTTGCGGCACTCAATCTGCCCCTTCACATCGTCAAAGGACCGACCAGGGAAACACTTGATCGACTCATTCAGAAGACGGGCTGCAAAGACCTCTATCTCAACCAATGTTATGAGCCGTTTTGGCAAAATGAGGAATTGAAGCTGAAGCAGGATTTGACCAAAAGCGGCGTTTCCCTCCACTCCTACAACGGATCGCTTCTCTTTGAGCCGGACGCTCTGAAACCCAAAACTGCCCCGTTTTATAAAGTATTCACCCCCTTCTATAACAGCTGTATAAAGATACTTGAGAAAAGACCTCTTTTTAAAGAGCCGGCATCAGCTATCTCATATGCCCTCTCTCCGTCACTGAAAGTGGAAGAGCTGGCCCTTTTGCCTCGTCACCCTGATTGGTCATCTGGAATTGTCGCCGCATGGAGGCAGGGGCAGCAAGAGGCCCATGCCCTTTTGCGTCACTTCCTCGACCGATCCCTCCTAAACTATAGCCATGGCAGGGACTATCCTGGAGAAAGCGCACCCTCAAAACTGTCCCCCTATCTTCACTTCGGCGAAATCTCGCCCATGGAAATCTTGAATGCGCTTGATGAGAGGATGCAAAAAGTGACGACGGAGGAAAAGCTCTCCATCGGTAAGCAAGCCGATCATTTCTTACGTGAAATTTGCTGGAGAGAATTTTCCTACCACATCCTACATCACT
The sequence above is drawn from the Estrella lausannensis genome and encodes:
- a CDS encoding cryptochrome/photolyase family protein, which gives rise to MERTPCIVLFRQDLRTTDNPALYHAAKSQRPVLPLYIYDEVTAGPWAMGGASKVWLHYSLKQLQERLAALNLPLHIVKGPTRETLDRLIQKTGCKDLYLNQCYEPFWQNEELKLKQDLTKSGVSLHSYNGSLLFEPDALKPKTAPFYKVFTPFYNSCIKILEKRPLFKEPASAISYALSPSLKVEELALLPRHPDWSSGIVAAWRQGQQEAHALLRHFLDRSLLNYSHGRDYPGESAPSKLSPYLHFGEISPMEILNALDERMQKVTTEEKLSIGKQADHFLREICWREFSYHILHHFPDLPEQPYVKKFDKMPWSQNSEHLKAWQRGVTGFPIVDAGMRELWHTGYMHNRVRMIVGSFLIKDLLIDWREGEKWFWDTLVDADLASNAFNWQWVAGCGFDAAPYFRIFNPTTQGEKFDAEGTYVRQWVPEIANLPNQWIHKPQEAPERVLREAGIILGKTYPYPLVDHAAARVKALSLLKTISE
- the mutM gene encoding DNA-formamidopyrimidine glycosylase, which encodes MPELPEVEAIRQDLIAMDLKGQEIESVIAFNERTLSPTEKMAWDVFFQSPRRIISIERKGKWLLLKLAGGTLFIHLRMSGKLRLTESRRPMTHERARLVIKGGASLSFIDPRKFGRIVLIEKEDASPSIGIDPTEGTFTEEALLSLLSKGQTAIKTWLLDQKKISGLGNIYVDEALFRAGIHPEHPVSRLSLAKKKLLYRSIVGTIQEAIKHRGTSLGTTNQNYSGIHKARGSHQDHLFVYSRQGKPCKKCRTPIEKVRFRGRGTHFCPSCQKPVH